The proteins below come from a single Rosa rugosa chromosome 2, drRosRugo1.1, whole genome shotgun sequence genomic window:
- the LOC133729442 gene encoding cyclin-dependent kinase B1-1-like gives MNPRPKIQDYEISPEILRVESHGQVYKATHKLTGELVTIKKVTADDGGVPPTLVREMSVLGKFTKSAYVVNCREVIHEVEDYKPVYYVIYEYLVTDLHSYIAAKPLPSDVVKNLLFKLLQGVDECHSKGVRHRNLNPSNLLVVEERGCLKIGAGIGQSFAFFGEASSIPGGTVSLSYQAPEALLRSTKCWAAVDMWAVGCIFAEMVTGEVLFVGIGDDPKHADKEHLREIFRQLGKPTEHEWRGVTSLPGWEPYEEWEGEKKKARCYLAGDLPKDLLVAAVSLEQDGADLLSKMLTYDPVKRITAKAAMEHPYFKPTA, from the exons ATGAACCCCCGCCCCAAAATACAAGATTACGAGATCAGTCCGGAGATTTTGAGGGTGGAATCCCATGGCCAAGTGTACAAAGCCACGCACAAATTGACCGGTGAGTTAGTCACGATTAAAAAGGTGACGGCGGACGACGGCGGCGTACCTCCCACTCTCGTCCGCGAGATGTCTGTCTTGGGGAAGTTTACGAAATCGGCTTACGTCGTCAACTGCCGCGAAGTCATCCACGAGGTCGAGGACTACAAGCCCGTTTACTACGTTATTTACGAGTACCTAGTAACCGATCTCCACAGCTACATCGCCGCCAAACCCTTACCGTCCGATGTGGTCAAGAATCTTCTCTTCAAGCTCCTCCAGGGGGTCGACGAGTGTCACTCTAAAGGCGTCCGCCACCGGAACCTAAACCCTAGTAATCTGCTGGTGGTCGAGGAACGAGGGTGTCTTAAAATTGGGGCCGGCATTGGTCAGTCCTTCGCTTTTTTTGGCGAGGCTTCTTCCATTCCCGGGGGGACGGTCAGTCTCTCTTACCAGGCTCCGGAGGCTTTGCTCCGATCAACCAAGTGCTGGGCTGCTGTTGACATGTGGGCTGTCGGCTGCATATTCG CTGAGATGGTGACTGGGGAGGTTCTGTTTGTCGGAATTGGTGATGATCCTAAACACGCTGATAAGGAGCACTTGCGTGAGATTTTCAG GCAGTTAGGAAAACCAACAGAGCATGAGTGGCGAGGAGTCACTTCTTTGCCGGGTTGGGAACCCTACGAAGAATgggaaggagaaaagaagaaagctcGGTGTTATTTGGCAGGAGATTTGCCAAAAGATCTGCTGGTAGCTGCAGTTTCTTTGGAACAAGATGGAGCTGATCTTCTTTCG AAAATGCTTACATATGATCCAGTTAAAAGAATTACAGCTAAAGCAGCAATGGAGCACCCCTACTTCAAGCCAACAGCATGA